ATTGTTGTTTTTGATAATACCCTGACTTAATAATGTATACATTGCCTGCAAATGCGGCTGCCCCTCAAGCATTTGAAGGTGGGCGGCCATGGTGGTTTGATCGTTACGTACCGCGGGGCCGGTTTGTACAGGTGCCGGGAGTTGCTGTTGTACCTTTTGGGCTGTTTCTAATATCAAGGGTCTCAGCAAATTAAAGTCCATTTCATGGCCTGCAAGCAGTTGTTGGGCCACACCGTATAAATAATTAGGAAAATTACAGGCAAATACTGCTGCCAGGTGCAATATTTTGCGTCCGGCCGAGTTAATGCTATAAATGCTATTGCTAACGGTGGCTGCAAGTTCCTTAATATCAGCATATATGCTATCATTTGCGGCTTCAATACACAAGGGCACAGTTAAAAAATTAACTTCGCGGATTTTGCTAAATGTTTGCAGGGGATAAAGCACACCTGCCTTATTAGTGTATTTTAATAAAACATCAAGGCTGGTTGAGCCTGATGTATGTACAATTAATTTTTGATGTACGGCCAATGCTTCGGCAAT
The genomic region above belongs to Mucilaginibacter sp. KACC 22773 and contains:
- a CDS encoding Rossmann-like and DUF2520 domain-containing protein — encoded protein: MRLTFIGSGNVATHMAAAFKNAGHRIVQVYSPNMHNAALLAYHVGAAAINQLTEISSETDIFIISIKDDAIAQIAEALAVHQKLIVHTSGSTSLDVLLKYTNKAGVLYPLQTFSKIREVNFLTVPLCIEAANDSIYADIKELAATVSNSIYSINSAGRKILHLAAVFACNFPNYLYGVAQQLLAGHEMDFNLLRPLILETAQKVQQQLPAPVQTGPAVRNDQTTMAAHLQMLEGQPHLQAMYTLLSQGIIKNNNGGHEDK